A DNA window from Helianthus annuus cultivar XRQ/B chromosome 15, HanXRQr2.0-SUNRISE, whole genome shotgun sequence contains the following coding sequences:
- the LOC110909756 gene encoding calcium/calmodulin-regulated receptor-like kinase 2, whose translation MYSEKVASAVFTSGETARNSSQGVVEFKTEVNLVAKVQHKNLVRLLCYCVQEPERLLVYEYMGAGSQQINDLKLPHDSLEVYLHTCNILDDDDDTDDELYAYFFV comes from the exons ATGTACTCGGAGAAGGTGGCTTCGGCTGTGTTTACAAG CGGTGAAACGGCTAGGAATTCCTCACAAGGTGTTGTGGAGTTTAAGACCGAAGTAAACTTGGTTGCCAAAGTACAACACAAGAATTTAGTTCGCCTTTTGTGTTACTGTGTACAAGAGCCCGAACGCCTGCTTGTCTACGAGTATATGGGCGCAGGCTCACAACAGATAAATGACCTAAAACTTCCCCATGATTCTCTTGAAGTATATCTACATACTTGTAATAttttggatgatgatgatgacactGATGATGAATTATATGCATACTTCTTTGTATGA
- the LOC110911827 gene encoding sodium/calcium exchanger NCL1 isoform X2 produces MLHTRLEIHKHNGSLPWILLRFFYANGEEDGMGKQIEWLVRAFKESGLSNDVEGASSSTGMGMSVLTGSAVMNLTLIWPSIITFGSYSLADDDDNDSLDDDEPSFLTKLTAYGVTTDIETSYTARIMLVSVIPFVILQLPAIIDSTSVTRVILLITLILVLCLYITYITYQIFQPWVQNRIFDYVTQTFVSSKLQTLLSTKGKPNVRLIKEIYEGLDVNHDGKVSNAELKTLILGIQLQEDGKISDDLVQKIMDQLDISGDEIIQEDEFVRILTKWVKEARKSGSQNDYSPLRFFIKNTTDGDADEEQQTALIPKESPNNQSSILEFLEALFLVLFGSVLTFVVATPLKTNVVNFAYDANVPSFLIPYVIIPCASNISRLLSEISSARQKTERAASLTLSQIYSGVAMSSMSSLTTFLSIVYIRDLPWDVSAEVLVVFIICGVMAVFTSTRTVYPLWTGYAVYLMYPISLLMLYLLVVVWGW; encoded by the exons ATGTTACATACGAGGTTGGAGATCCACAAGCACAATGGAAGTCTGCCATGGATCTTGCTAAGGTTTTTTTATGCGAACGGGGAAGAAGATGGAATGGGGAAGCAGATAGAGTGGCTTGTTAGGGCTTTTAAAG AGTCAGGATTATCGAATGACGTGGAGGGTGCATCTAGTAGCACTGGAATGGGAATGAGTGTTCTAACTGGATCAGCAGTCATGAATCTAACACTCATTTGGCCCTCAATCATAACTTTTGGAAGCTATAGTCTTGCAGATGATGATGACAACGACTCCCTTGATGACGACGAGCCATCTTTTCTAACGAAACTAACAG CGTATGGTGttacaactgatatcgaaactaGCTACACCGCGAGAATCATGCTCGTGTCGGTGATCCCTTTTGTCATCCTCCAACTCCCAGCAATCATCGATTCGACATCAGTAACCCGAGTGATACTTTTAATCACCCTCATCCTTGTGTTGTGTCTCTACATTACTTACATTACGTATCAG ATCTTCCAACCATGGGTTCAAAATAGAATATTCGACTATGTGACACAAACTTTTGTAAGTAGCAAATTACAGACACTCTTGTCAACAAAGGGAAAGCCAAATGTGCGGCTAATTAAAGA GATTTATGAGGGACTTGACGTAAATCATGACGGTAAAGTGTCGAATGCAGAGCTAAAAACTTTAATATTGGGAATACAACTGCAAGAAGATGGTAAAATAAGTGATGATCTGGTACAGAAGATCATGGATCAATTAGACATATCAGGCGATGAGATTATTCAAGAGGATGAATTTGTTAGAATTCTAACAAAATGGGTTAAGGAAGCAAGGAAATCAGGCTCTCAAAATGATTATAGCCCCCTTCgcttttttattaaaaatactaCTGATGGG GATGCAGATGAAGAACAACAAACCGCTTTGATACCTAAGGAAAGCCCTAACAATCAAAGTTCGATACTAGAGTTCTTAGAGGCTTTGTTTCTAGTGCTCTTTGGCAGTGTGTTGACGTTTGTTGTTGCAACACCGCTAAAAACGAACGTTGTGAATTTTGCTTATGATGCAAACGTCCCTTCGTTCCTCATTCCGTACGTTATAATACCGTGTGCCTCAAACATATCACGTCTGTTATCAGAAATTAGCTCTGCAAGACAAAAGACTGAGCGAGCCGCATCCTTAACACTTTCTCAG ATCTATTCAGGAGTCGCCATGAGTAGTATGAGTAGTTTGACGACATTCTTGTCAATCGTGTATATAAGAGATCTGCCATGGGATGTATCAGCTGAAGTTTTAGTTGTGTTCATAATTTGTGGAGTGATGGCAGTGTTCACAAGTACGAGGACGGTTTATCCACTTTGGACTGGTTATGCAGTTTATCTAATGTACCCCATATCGCTACTCATGTTGTATTTGCTTGTCGTGGTGTGGGGTTGGTAA
- the LOC110911827 gene encoding sodium/calcium exchanger NCL2 isoform X1, whose protein sequence is MKIHTKNGNLVILFVILIGFCGKIEGATVTCEPEYGFLPCTSGTWGTFFLIVVYQYLMALGQSYVSNGSNKFFGLIGPGIFGASFFHILANFPTLFIVLQSGLSNDVEGASSSTGMGMSVLTGSAVMNLTLIWPSIITFGSYSLADDDDNDSLDDDEPSFLTKLTAYGVTTDIETSYTARIMLVSVIPFVILQLPAIIDSTSVTRVILLITLILVLCLYITYITYQIFQPWVQNRIFDYVTQTFVSSKLQTLLSTKGKPNVRLIKEIYEGLDVNHDGKVSNAELKTLILGIQLQEDGKISDDLVQKIMDQLDISGDEIIQEDEFVRILTKWVKEARKSGSQNDYSPLRFFIKNTTDGDADEEQQTALIPKESPNNQSSILEFLEALFLVLFGSVLTFVVATPLKTNVVNFAYDANVPSFLIPYVIIPCASNISRLLSEISSARQKTERAASLTLSQIYSGVAMSSMSSLTTFLSIVYIRDLPWDVSAEVLVVFIICGVMAVFTSTRTVYPLWTGYAVYLMYPISLLMLYLLVVVWGW, encoded by the exons ATGAAAATACACACAAAAAATGGGAATTTGGTTATTTTGTTTGTGATATTGATAGGGTTTTGTGGGAAGATTGAGGGCGCAACGGTGACATGTGAACCTGAATATGGGTTCTTGCCATGCACGAGTGGAACTTGGGGTACATTTTTCTTGATTGTGGTTTATCAATACTTGATGGCTCTTGGTCAAAGCTATGTTTCAAACGGATCAAATAAGTTTTTTGGTCTTATCGGACCGGGTATATTTGGAGCCAGTTTCTTCCATATTCTTGCCAACTTCCCTACACTTTTCATTGTCCTTC AGTCAGGATTATCGAATGACGTGGAGGGTGCATCTAGTAGCACTGGAATGGGAATGAGTGTTCTAACTGGATCAGCAGTCATGAATCTAACACTCATTTGGCCCTCAATCATAACTTTTGGAAGCTATAGTCTTGCAGATGATGATGACAACGACTCCCTTGATGACGACGAGCCATCTTTTCTAACGAAACTAACAG CGTATGGTGttacaactgatatcgaaactaGCTACACCGCGAGAATCATGCTCGTGTCGGTGATCCCTTTTGTCATCCTCCAACTCCCAGCAATCATCGATTCGACATCAGTAACCCGAGTGATACTTTTAATCACCCTCATCCTTGTGTTGTGTCTCTACATTACTTACATTACGTATCAG ATCTTCCAACCATGGGTTCAAAATAGAATATTCGACTATGTGACACAAACTTTTGTAAGTAGCAAATTACAGACACTCTTGTCAACAAAGGGAAAGCCAAATGTGCGGCTAATTAAAGA GATTTATGAGGGACTTGACGTAAATCATGACGGTAAAGTGTCGAATGCAGAGCTAAAAACTTTAATATTGGGAATACAACTGCAAGAAGATGGTAAAATAAGTGATGATCTGGTACAGAAGATCATGGATCAATTAGACATATCAGGCGATGAGATTATTCAAGAGGATGAATTTGTTAGAATTCTAACAAAATGGGTTAAGGAAGCAAGGAAATCAGGCTCTCAAAATGATTATAGCCCCCTTCgcttttttattaaaaatactaCTGATGGG GATGCAGATGAAGAACAACAAACCGCTTTGATACCTAAGGAAAGCCCTAACAATCAAAGTTCGATACTAGAGTTCTTAGAGGCTTTGTTTCTAGTGCTCTTTGGCAGTGTGTTGACGTTTGTTGTTGCAACACCGCTAAAAACGAACGTTGTGAATTTTGCTTATGATGCAAACGTCCCTTCGTTCCTCATTCCGTACGTTATAATACCGTGTGCCTCAAACATATCACGTCTGTTATCAGAAATTAGCTCTGCAAGACAAAAGACTGAGCGAGCCGCATCCTTAACACTTTCTCAG ATCTATTCAGGAGTCGCCATGAGTAGTATGAGTAGTTTGACGACATTCTTGTCAATCGTGTATATAAGAGATCTGCCATGGGATGTATCAGCTGAAGTTTTAGTTGTGTTCATAATTTGTGGAGTGATGGCAGTGTTCACAAGTACGAGGACGGTTTATCCACTTTGGACTGGTTATGCAGTTTATCTAATGTACCCCATATCGCTACTCATGTTGTATTTGCTTGTCGTGGTGTGGGGTTGGTAA